The Labilibaculum sp. sequence TCAACCGATGGTTCAACAACTCCATTCACACCTTGTATTCCTTCAATAATCACTGCTGCAACGTCATTTTCCCCAAGAGCTTTTTCCAGTGCATAAATGTCATTCATTTCTATAAAAACGACGTCGTGTTTTGCATTAAATTTTGATGATAATGCAGGATTATCTGTAATCGCTAAAGTACCACTGCTTCTTCCGTGAAAAGCTCCTTTAATTGCAACAATTTTCGATTTACCTGTGTGAAAAGATGCCACTTTCAAAGCATTTTCATTGGCTTCGGCTCCTGAGTTACACAAGAATAGATTGTAATCATCATATCCTGAAAGTGTACCCAATTTGCTGGCTAATTTCTCCTGCATATCATTTCTTACTGCATTCGAATAAAAGCCTAAACAATGAAGTTGGTGCTCCATTCTAAAAATATAGTGTGGATGACTGTGACCAATTGAAATCACACCATGTCCACCATAAAAATCTAAATATTTATTTCCTTTATCGTCAGATATGTTTGATCCTTTCCCATTAACCAAGTTTATATCGTAACAATTATATACGTTAAATAATTCCATTTCACTTTTTTTTAAAATCCAATCGGCTTTAAGCCCAGTCCTAATATTTCGGGCATTCCAAATAATAAATTCATATTCTGAACTGCCTGACCAGAAGCCCCTTTCAATAAATTATCAATCACTGAAATAATCATCAGTTTACTACCGTGCTTTTCAAGATACAACACACATTTGTTTGTATTTACAACCTGCTTTACATCGGGCGATATATTTGATATTGAAACGAATGGATGATTTTTATAATATGTTTTGTACTTCTCAACGGCCTCTTCAGCAGACCA is a genomic window containing:
- a CDS encoding aminotransferase class III-fold pyridoxal phosphate-dependent enzyme, with amino-acid sequence MELFNVYNCYDINLVNGKGSNISDDKGNKYLDFYGGHGVISIGHSHPHYIFRMEHQLHCLGFYSNAVRNDMQEKLASKLGTLSGYDDYNLFLCNSGAEANENALKVASFHTGKSKIVAIKGAFHGRSSGTLAITDNPALSSKFNAKHDVVFIEMNDIYALEKALGENDVAAVIIEGIQGVNGVVEPSVEFLKSAESLCKTHKAMLILDEIQSGYGRTGKFFAHQHAGVKADIITTAKGMGNGFPIAGVIISPEIKAWSGMLGTTFGGNHLACAAGMAVLETIEEEQLIDNANRLGDYLISELKDNKAIKAIRGKGLMIGIDLEDMPKIRKQLLEEYGIFTGSSGSTTLRLLPPLSITKKEVDQFIQAFQKLTQIVLT